The Lucilia cuprina isolate Lc7/37 chromosome 5, ASM2204524v1, whole genome shotgun sequence genome includes a window with the following:
- the LOC111688352 gene encoding uncharacterized protein LOC111688352, with the protein MSKILLSLPSAWSKCLPLLYQRQRHFASEIKGSWNEAPLCKEEHKISKAKPKCHPKQVSCAGSLSACGRSDWPKCGEPDIKPPTHLTCCCDRNLSKPPCEPPAKKKHKHNKQEDKPFISMWETCGVEEQCPALIPRLDETHYESSDKTKRVYTQTWKSCEPVVRKRKVCCFNEMCMLPPLVKRPKCESPQTAKEKDSEQLKLDYNVLKKCMEKPPENPNTRRINKCHKINMPCCRKVAAIIKCHRNRMRSKCLKECCPHPSFSECQHPKLKKGPPVECRCLHFVNQCETNRFAIRKKQFNIPPALPAWPPKERPK; encoded by the coding sequence ATGTCCAAAATTTTGTTATCTTTACCCTCTGCATGGTCAAAGTGTCTACCATTACTATATCAAAGACAGCGTCATTTTGCCTCGGAAATCAAGGGCAGTTGGAATGAGGCTCCTCTATGTAAAGAAGAACATAAAATATCAAAAGCCAAACCAAAATGTCATCCCAAGCAAGTCAGCTGTGCAGGAAGCTTAAGTGCTTGCGGTAGATCAGATTGGCCTAAATGTGGGGAACCCGATATAAAACCTCCCACACACTTAACCTGTTGCTGTGATCGTAATCTTAGCAAGCCGCCCTGTGAGCCGCCtgcaaaaaagaaacataaacataataaaCAAGAAGATAAACCATTTATATCCATGTGGGAAACATGTGGTGTAGAAGAACAATGTCCCGCTTTAATACCGCGTCTCGATGAAACCCATTACGAATCATCGGATAAAACAAAAAGAGTTTATACTCAAACCTGGAAATCTTGCGAACCGGTGGTAAGAAAACGCAAAGTTTGTTGCTTCAATGAAATGTGCATGTTACCTCCCTTGGTAAAGAGACCTAAATGTGAAAGCCCCCAAACCGCCAAAGAAAAGGATAGTGAACAGCTTAAATTGGactataatgttttaaaaaagtgtatggAAAAACCTCCCGAAAATCCCAATACCAGACGCATAAATAAATGTCACAAAATTAATATGCCCTGCTGTCGCAAAGTGGCTGCAATTATTAAGTGTCATCGTAATCGTATGCGATCCAAGTGTTTAAAAGAATGCTGCCCTCATCCCAGTTTTTCGGAATGTCAGCACCCCAAGCTAAAGAAAGGACCACCTGTGGAGTGTCGCTGTTTACATTTCGTGAATCAATGTGAAACGAATCGTTTTGCCATACGCaagaaacaatttaatattccAC